A window of the Coprobacter fastidiosus genome harbors these coding sequences:
- the nuoK gene encoding NADH-quinone oxidoreductase subunit NuoK: protein MEIPMIGYLMVSTVMFFAGVYGFITRRNMLAILISLELMLNSVDINFVVFNRYLFPQQLEGFFFTLFAVGIAAAETAIAIAIIINIYRNIRNIQVGNLDKMKY, encoded by the coding sequence ATGGAAATCCCTATGATTGGTTATCTGATGGTGAGTACCGTCATGTTTTTTGCCGGAGTTTACGGTTTTATTACCCGTAGAAATATGCTGGCAATACTTATTTCGCTGGAGCTGATGCTCAACTCGGTAGATATAAATTTTGTGGTGTTTAACCGATATCTTTTCCCTCAGCAGTTAGAAGGATTTTTCTTTACCCTTTTTGCCGTGGGAATTGCTGCTGCTGAGACTGCAATAGCAATTGCGATTATTATAAATATTTACCGTAATATTCGGAATATTCAGGTGGGTAATCTGGATAAGATGAAATATTGA
- a CDS encoding NADH-quinone oxidoreductase subunit J family protein, whose protein sequence is MEQIANQVIFYLLAAVIVIFSVLTVTTRRILRAATYLLFVLFATAGLYFQLDYHFLGAVQIAIYAGGIVVLFVFSILLTSGLGEKAEKLTSKKKFWGILASVVGAVVCGYALITQVFTPSSFQSFSELDMKTVGHALMGMEKYQYILPFEVISVLLLACIIGGIMIARKR, encoded by the coding sequence ATGGAACAAATAGCGAATCAGGTTATCTTTTATTTGCTTGCGGCGGTTATTGTCATATTTTCTGTTCTTACGGTGACTACCCGTCGTATTTTACGGGCAGCGACATATCTTCTTTTTGTGTTGTTTGCTACTGCCGGTCTCTATTTTCAGCTCGATTATCACTTCCTCGGTGCAGTGCAAATTGCTATTTATGCAGGAGGGATTGTCGTTCTGTTTGTCTTCTCAATTTTATTGACCAGCGGTTTGGGAGAAAAGGCTGAGAAATTGACCAGCAAGAAAAAATTTTGGGGAATTTTGGCATCTGTCGTCGGAGCAGTGGTTTGCGGTTATGCATTGATTACGCAAGTTTTTACACCGTCTAGTTTTCAGAGTTTTTCGGAGCTGGACATGAAAACAGTCGGACATGCTCTTATGGGGATGGAAAAGTACCAGTATATATTACCTTTTGAGGTAATCAGTGTGTTATTATTAGCTTGTATAATCGGCGGCATTATGATTGCCCGAAAAAGATAA
- a CDS encoding NuoI/complex I 23 kDa subunit family protein — protein MESFKNYITSFWKGLWSLLVGMKVTGKEFVTPKVTEQYPENRKTLKIADRFRGTLTLIEDENGHNKCIACGICQMNCPNGTIKVLSSKITTEDGKTKRVLDKYMYDLGSCTFCQLCVITCPHDALEFVPDFEHAVFTREKLVKQLNHTTEATVENK, from the coding sequence ATGGAAAGTTTTAAAAATTACATCACTTCTTTCTGGAAAGGCTTGTGGAGCTTATTGGTCGGGATGAAAGTAACGGGAAAGGAATTTGTAACCCCGAAAGTGACCGAACAATATCCTGAGAACAGAAAGACTTTAAAGATCGCTGATCGTTTCAGGGGAACATTGACATTGATTGAGGATGAGAACGGGCATAACAAATGTATTGCCTGCGGTATCTGTCAAATGAATTGTCCGAATGGAACTATCAAGGTCCTTTCTTCTAAGATTACAACGGAAGACGGAAAAACGAAACGAGTGTTAGATAAATATATGTATGATTTGGGTAGTTGTACTTTCTGCCAATTATGTGTAATAACTTGTCCTCACGATGCATTGGAGTTTGTTCCGGATTTTGAACATGCTGTCTTTACCCGTGAAAAATTGGTAAAACAACTTAATCATACTACAGAAGCAACTGTAGAAAACAAATAA
- the atpG gene encoding ATP synthase F1 subunit gamma, translated as MSTMRELKGRIGSVQSSQKITSAMKMISSAKLRKAEIALKHVVPFRDQIQSTINNLLGADSDYQSPLTEQRPVQRVAFVIFGSDEGLCGAFNVQLYKSLIDSIDILRESSDSTIEVTVYPIGKKVKSLVAKTPGIQVRPVEYLSSKSTPDTLKRFSDELTEAFLAHEFDRIEVVYAYYKSVASQVMKTRLLLPISTEEFLSDAKAHRNTPYIYEPDRSTIFELVLPLFVRSTLQEACYQSRTSEQGARIMAMQMASDNAKNLLEDLQLEYNKLRQQGITTELLDILGGTVKDTE; from the coding sequence ATGTCAACAATGCGCGAATTGAAGGGAAGAATCGGGTCTGTCCAGTCTTCCCAAAAGATTACCAGTGCTATGAAGATGATTTCTTCGGCAAAGTTGCGGAAAGCAGAAATTGCTTTGAAGCATGTCGTGCCGTTTAGAGATCAGATACAGAGTACGATTAATAATTTGCTGGGGGCCGATAGTGACTATCAATCGCCGTTGACCGAACAACGTCCCGTCCAACGGGTCGCTTTTGTCATTTTCGGTTCTGATGAAGGGCTTTGCGGAGCATTTAATGTGCAACTTTACAAATCTCTTATCGATTCTATAGATATATTACGTGAATCGTCAGATTCCACGATAGAGGTAACGGTATATCCGATCGGGAAAAAAGTCAAGTCTTTAGTTGCAAAAACTCCGGGAATACAGGTACGTCCGGTAGAGTATCTTTCTTCTAAGAGTACTCCTGATACCTTAAAACGGTTTTCCGATGAATTGACGGAGGCTTTTCTTGCCCACGAGTTTGATCGGATAGAGGTCGTATATGCATATTATAAAAGTGTTGCTTCTCAGGTGATGAAAACACGTCTTCTTTTACCGATAAGTACAGAAGAGTTTTTGTCTGATGCTAAAGCGCATAGGAATACGCCTTATATTTATGAACCTGACCGTTCTACGATATTTGAGCTTGTACTTCCGCTTTTTGTGCGTTCGACTTTGCAAGAGGCTTGTTATCAGAGTCGGACTTCGGAACAGGGGGCTCGTATTATGGCAATGCAAATGGCGAGTGATAATGCCAAGAATCTGTTAGAGGATTTACAACTTGAGTATAATAAATTGCGTCAGCAGGGAATCACAACCGAATTGCTCGATATTTTGGGTGGAACAGTCAAAGACACAGAATAA
- the atpA gene encoding F0F1 ATP synthase subunit alpha, giving the protein MIKPNEISDILKQQLEEVDTKIDFEEVGTVLEVGDGVAHVFGLDNVRSSELIEFENGVRGVAMNLEESNVGVILMGAADKVKENMTVRRTGEIASIPVGEGLLGRVINTLGEPIDGAGPIEGETVLLPLDRKAPGVIFRQPVNQPLQTGIKAVDSMVPIGRGQRELIIGDRQTGKTSIAVDTILNQRDNYLAGDPVYCIYVAIGQKASSVATLVNTLREHGALEYTIVLAANASDSASMRYYAPFAGAAIGEFFRDSGRHALVVYDDLSKQAVAYREISLILRRPSGREAYPGDIFYLHSRLLERAAKIIANDEVAETMNDLPAVLKPIVKGGGSLTALPIIETQAGDVSAYIPTNVISITDGQIFLETGLFNQGMRPAINVGISVSRVGGNAQVKAMKKVAGTLKIDQAQYRELESFSKFGGDLDPVTEMVIDKGRKNSMILVQPQYSPMRVEDEIAVIYCGTKGLLRNVPLDKVAEFEKVFLQILKTKYKTEVLDELRAGKLTEEMEKILQDVAADVANRFKA; this is encoded by the coding sequence ATGATAAAACCAAACGAAATATCCGATATTTTAAAACAACAACTTGAAGAGGTCGATACTAAAATCGATTTTGAAGAAGTTGGTACTGTACTTGAAGTGGGCGATGGTGTCGCTCATGTGTTCGGGTTGGATAATGTTCGTTCCAGCGAGTTGATTGAGTTTGAAAATGGGGTACGCGGAGTGGCGATGAACCTTGAAGAAAGCAACGTAGGGGTGATCCTGATGGGTGCTGCAGATAAGGTGAAAGAGAACATGACGGTGCGTCGTACGGGCGAGATCGCTTCTATACCTGTAGGAGAAGGTTTGTTGGGACGTGTGATTAATACGTTGGGTGAGCCGATTGATGGAGCCGGTCCCATTGAAGGAGAAACTGTTTTGTTGCCTCTTGACCGTAAAGCTCCGGGCGTAATTTTCCGTCAGCCGGTAAATCAGCCGTTGCAGACAGGTATAAAAGCTGTCGATTCTATGGTGCCTATCGGACGTGGTCAACGGGAGCTGATTATCGGTGACCGTCAAACCGGAAAAACTTCGATTGCGGTAGATACTATTTTGAATCAACGGGATAATTACCTTGCAGGTGATCCGGTATATTGTATTTATGTAGCTATCGGACAAAAAGCTTCTTCTGTTGCGACTTTGGTAAATACGTTGCGGGAACATGGAGCGTTGGAATATACGATTGTGCTTGCTGCCAATGCATCCGATTCGGCTTCGATGAGATATTATGCACCGTTTGCGGGTGCGGCTATCGGAGAGTTTTTTAGGGATAGCGGCCGCCACGCTTTAGTCGTTTATGACGATTTGTCGAAACAGGCAGTTGCTTATCGTGAAATATCTTTGATCTTGCGTCGTCCTTCGGGTCGTGAAGCTTATCCGGGTGATATATTTTATTTGCATTCTCGTTTATTGGAACGTGCAGCGAAGATTATCGCGAATGATGAAGTTGCAGAAACAATGAATGATTTACCTGCCGTTCTTAAGCCGATAGTAAAAGGTGGAGGTTCTCTGACCGCTTTACCTATTATCGAGACTCAGGCCGGAGATGTTTCTGCTTATATTCCTACGAATGTAATTTCGATTACCGATGGACAGATATTTCTTGAAACGGGATTATTTAATCAAGGAATGAGACCTGCTATCAATGTAGGTATTTCTGTGTCTCGTGTGGGTGGAAATGCTCAAGTGAAAGCGATGAAGAAAGTGGCTGGAACGTTGAAAATCGACCAAGCTCAATATCGGGAGTTGGAATCGTTCTCTAAATTCGGGGGAGATCTTGACCCTGTTACGGAAATGGTGATAGATAAAGGTCGTAAGAATAGTATGATTCTTGTTCAGCCTCAATATTCTCCGATGCGGGTAGAAGACGAAATTGCCGTCATTTATTGCGGAACGAAAGGATTACTCCGGAATGTTCCTCTGGATAAAGTTGCGGAGTTTGAAAAAGTATTTTTGCAGATATTGAAAACGAAATATAAGACAGAAGTTCTGGACGAACTTCGTGCAGGTAAGTTGACTGAAGAAATGGAAAAAATTCTTCAGGATGTTGCTGCTGATGTCGCAAACCGATTTAAGGCTTAG
- a CDS encoding F0F1 ATP synthase subunit delta, translating to MDEGLISRRYAKALLKFAQDRGTTDQIYEEVKKFEENFVSHPELQKALLNPVLSAKDKESLLAAAVGVAPGEDYLRFVRLVIHNRREAYIRSIYLMYQELYRELKQIAQVRIITAMELNEEAIGKIKSLILQKAGQEVEFIHEVDPSIIGGFIVRVDSMQLDASVNKELKLLRLKLLNSKKQL from the coding sequence ATGGACGAGGGGCTGATTTCACGTAGGTATGCTAAGGCCTTGCTTAAATTTGCACAGGATCGCGGAACTACGGACCAGATATATGAGGAGGTAAAGAAGTTTGAAGAGAACTTTGTCTCGCATCCTGAGTTACAGAAAGCATTGTTGAATCCGGTGCTCTCTGCAAAGGATAAGGAGAGTCTCCTTGCTGCTGCCGTCGGTGTGGCTCCGGGAGAAGACTACCTTCGTTTTGTTCGTTTAGTAATCCATAACCGGCGTGAAGCATATATTCGGTCGATTTACCTGATGTATCAGGAACTTTATCGGGAGTTGAAACAGATAGCCCAGGTTCGTATTATTACGGCAATGGAGCTGAATGAAGAGGCAATCGGTAAAATCAAGTCGCTTATTCTGCAGAAAGCAGGACAAGAGGTCGAATTTATTCATGAAGTAGATCCTTCCATTATCGGAGGATTTATTGTGAGGGTCGATTCTATGCAATTAGATGCTTCCGTAAATAAGGAACTTAAATTATTGCGTTTAAAATTACTAAACAGCAAAAAGCAATTATGA
- the atpF gene encoding F0F1 ATP synthase subunit B, whose protein sequence is MELFKPEFGLVFWMFFVFVVLFAILAKYAWPYIIRSIDDRADLIDKGVEYAQDAKAQLEKATENAQSLLAEAQRQQMDIIREATQMKSQIIEEAKKVASVEAKKVMDAAALSIEQARKESEQQFRTEVSAFALQIAEKLMRKELSNDKTQIEMIDKLLNDIENKN, encoded by the coding sequence ATGGAACTGTTTAAGCCCGAATTCGGGCTGGTGTTCTGGATGTTTTTTGTATTTGTGGTTCTTTTTGCCATACTTGCAAAATACGCATGGCCTTATATTATTCGGAGTATTGATGATCGGGCTGATCTTATCGACAAAGGTGTCGAATATGCTCAAGATGCAAAAGCTCAATTAGAAAAGGCTACCGAGAACGCACAGTCCTTATTGGCAGAAGCTCAACGTCAGCAAATGGATATTATACGAGAAGCGACGCAGATGAAGTCTCAGATTATTGAAGAGGCTAAAAAAGTGGCTTCCGTAGAGGCCAAGAAAGTGATGGACGCTGCTGCCTTGTCGATCGAGCAAGCTCGTAAAGAGTCAGAACAACAGTTCCGTACCGAAGTCAGTGCATTTGCTTTACAAATTGCTGAAAAATTGATGCGGAAAGAGTTGTCGAATGATAAGACTCAGATTGAGATGATCGACAAACTACTGAATGATATTGAGAACAAAAACTAA
- the atpE gene encoding ATP synthase F0 subunit C, with protein sequence MLGMILLQAAAGAGLAKIGACIGAGIAAIGAGLGIGKIGSSAMESIARQPESSNDIRANMIVIAALVEGVALFAIIVCLLAIFL encoded by the coding sequence ATGTTAGGAATGATTTTATTACAAGCAGCTGCCGGTGCAGGTTTAGCAAAAATCGGAGCATGTATAGGTGCTGGTATTGCAGCAATCGGTGCAGGTTTGGGTATTGGTAAGATCGGATCTTCTGCCATGGAGTCTATCGCTCGTCAACCAGAATCATCTAACGATATTCGTGCGAACATGATCGTGATTGCCGCTTTGGTTGAAGGTGTGGCTTTGTTTGCTATTATTGTTTGTTTGTTAGCGATATTTTTATAA
- the atpB gene encoding F0F1 ATP synthase subunit A produces MKHILIYWMGLLLFLFMPFVASASEEEEPFNAKEAIFEHLLDNYGWEIPFSHSRMALPVIVRDYKGEWSIFNSKRLEGGNSYDGYFIAQDGDYKGKIVGLDATGKEYRPFDISITKNVMALMITALVMFLLFFPLARWYKKHPYKAPRRWLGSLEFVVDMIYKDVIKPILGPDARRFAPYLLTLFFFILCINILGMIVIFPGGANLSGNISITLVLAVCTFLAVNLFGTKHYWKDLFWPEVPMWMKCPVPLMPVIEIFGVFTKPVALMIRLFANMLGGHLIVLVLISLIFIFGTMGTAVLGGTTVLSVAFSLFMNLLHFLICFIQAYVFTMLSTIFISLARVRGEEKQ; encoded by the coding sequence ATGAAGCATATTTTAATATATTGGATGGGATTATTGCTCTTCTTGTTTATGCCTTTTGTGGCATCTGCATCGGAAGAGGAAGAACCGTTCAATGCCAAAGAGGCGATCTTTGAGCATTTGCTTGATAATTACGGATGGGAAATCCCTTTCTCTCATAGTCGCATGGCATTGCCGGTGATTGTCCGTGATTATAAAGGAGAGTGGTCTATTTTTAATTCTAAACGTCTGGAAGGTGGAAATTCTTATGATGGATATTTTATCGCTCAAGACGGGGATTATAAAGGTAAAATCGTAGGGCTTGATGCTACAGGAAAAGAATATCGGCCTTTTGATATATCTATTACAAAAAATGTAATGGCGCTCATGATAACTGCTTTAGTGATGTTTTTATTATTCTTTCCGTTAGCTCGGTGGTATAAGAAACATCCTTATAAAGCACCACGTCGCTGGTTAGGGTCGTTGGAGTTTGTTGTAGATATGATTTATAAAGATGTGATAAAGCCGATTTTAGGACCAGATGCACGACGTTTTGCTCCTTATCTGCTTACACTCTTTTTCTTTATACTTTGTATCAATATCTTGGGTATGATTGTTATATTCCCGGGAGGTGCTAACTTATCAGGAAATATTTCAATTACTCTTGTATTGGCGGTTTGTACATTTTTAGCAGTGAATCTTTTCGGTACAAAACATTATTGGAAAGATCTGTTTTGGCCGGAGGTGCCGATGTGGATGAAATGTCCGGTTCCTTTAATGCCTGTTATCGAGATATTCGGGGTGTTTACAAAACCGGTTGCATTGATGATTCGTCTGTTTGCTAATATGTTGGGAGGACATCTTATTGTATTGGTGTTGATTTCTCTTATTTTTATATTCGGGACTATGGGAACTGCAGTTTTGGGAGGAACGACGGTTTTATCAGTTGCTTTTTCCCTTTTCATGAATCTGTTGCATTTCCTTATTTGTTTTATTCAAGCTTATGTTTTCACCATGTTATCTACCATATTTATCAGTTTGGCACGTGTACGAGGTGAAGAAAAACAATAA
- the atpC gene encoding ATP synthase F1 subunit epsilon, with translation MNLEIISSEGIVFQGEVTKVTFPGELGSFTVLEGHASLLSTLVPGIIEYETGGELKTVDIDGGFVDVNNNRIAVCLR, from the coding sequence ATGAATCTTGAAATTATTTCTTCAGAAGGAATCGTATTTCAGGGAGAGGTGACTAAGGTTACTTTTCCCGGGGAGCTGGGGTCGTTTACAGTATTGGAGGGTCATGCGTCTTTACTTTCGACATTAGTGCCGGGGATTATTGAATACGAGACTGGTGGAGAATTGAAGACTGTCGATATAGACGGAGGATTTGTAGATGTAAATAATAACCGGATCGCCGTTTGCCTTCGTTAA
- the atpD gene encoding F0F1 ATP synthase subunit beta has translation MRDKFGYITQVIGPVVDVAFEGEDNELPPIYSALKIEREDSTDLIVEVEQHIGENTVRCVAMDTTDGLRRGMKVIDLQRPLAMPTGSQIKGRLMNVIGETIDHLPNLDYKDVQPIHRPAPAFEDLSINTEFLYTGIKVIDLLEPYSKGGKIGLFGGAGVGKTVLIMEMINNIAKGHNGFSVFAGVGERTREGNDLLREMIESGVINYGDEFKAEMEKGNWDLSKVDMEKLNSSQASLVFGQMNEPPGARLRVALSGLTVAEQFRDSNEGGKEILFFIDNIFRFTQAGSEVSALLGRMPSAVGYQPTLASEMGVLQERITSTKTGSITSVQAIYVPADDLTDPAPATTFSFLDATTVLSRKITELGIYPAVDPLESTSRILDPLIIGEDHYNTAQAVKQLLQHYNELQDIIAIMGVDELSDDDKLVVNRARRAQRFLSQPFHVAEQFTGIPGVMVPLEETIRGFKMILNGEMDKYPEQAFMNVGTIDEAIAKGEKMMKEAKENK, from the coding sequence ATGAGAGATAAATTTGGATATATAACACAGGTTATCGGTCCGGTTGTCGATGTTGCGTTCGAAGGGGAGGATAATGAGTTGCCTCCTATTTATTCAGCTTTGAAAATCGAACGTGAAGACTCTACCGATCTTATTGTGGAAGTAGAACAGCATATCGGAGAAAACACCGTTCGCTGCGTAGCTATGGACACTACCGACGGATTGAGACGCGGCATGAAAGTGATTGACTTGCAACGTCCGTTGGCTATGCCTACAGGCTCTCAGATCAAAGGTCGTCTGATGAATGTTATTGGAGAAACGATTGATCATCTCCCGAACCTTGATTATAAAGACGTACAACCGATTCATCGTCCGGCTCCCGCTTTTGAGGATTTGTCTATCAATACAGAATTCCTTTATACCGGAATAAAGGTTATTGATTTGCTTGAACCCTATTCGAAGGGAGGTAAAATTGGATTGTTTGGCGGTGCAGGTGTCGGAAAAACTGTGTTGATCATGGAAATGATCAATAATATAGCAAAGGGTCATAATGGATTTTCTGTTTTTGCCGGTGTCGGAGAACGTACTCGTGAAGGAAACGATTTACTTCGTGAAATGATCGAATCGGGAGTTATTAATTATGGTGACGAATTCAAGGCGGAGATGGAAAAAGGGAACTGGGATTTGTCTAAAGTCGATATGGAGAAATTGAACAGTTCTCAAGCTTCTTTGGTCTTCGGACAGATGAATGAACCTCCCGGAGCTCGTTTGCGTGTCGCTTTGTCTGGATTGACTGTTGCAGAGCAATTCCGCGATTCGAATGAAGGCGGAAAAGAAATACTTTTCTTCATTGATAATATATTCCGTTTTACACAAGCCGGCTCAGAAGTTTCGGCATTGTTGGGACGTATGCCTTCAGCCGTAGGTTATCAGCCGACATTAGCTTCAGAGATGGGAGTTTTGCAGGAACGTATTACTTCGACGAAGACAGGTTCTATAACCTCGGTACAGGCTATATATGTGCCGGCAGATGACTTGACAGACCCTGCTCCGGCAACAACATTCAGCTTCTTGGATGCTACTACCGTGTTGAGCCGTAAGATTACCGAATTGGGAATTTATCCGGCAGTAGATCCTCTGGAATCTACTTCTCGTATTCTTGATCCGCTAATTATCGGTGAAGATCATTATAATACTGCTCAGGCGGTGAAACAGTTGTTGCAACATTATAATGAATTGCAAGATATTATTGCCATTATGGGTGTGGATGAGTTGTCGGATGACGATAAGCTGGTAGTAAATCGTGCTCGTCGTGCACAGAGATTTTTGTCCCAGCCTTTCCATGTCGCTGAGCAATTTACCGGTATTCCCGGAGTGATGGTTCCTTTAGAGGAGACAATTCGAGGATTCAAAATGATTCTGAATGGGGAGATGGATAAGTATCCTGAGCAAGCTTTCATGAATGTCGGTACGATTGATGAAGCTATTGCTAAGGGTGAAAAGATGATGAAAGAGGCTAAGGAAAATAAATAA
- the nuoH gene encoding NADH-quinone oxidoreductase subunit NuoH — protein sequence MFDFSVVTHWIDTLLRQWLPEWGALLIEFVLVGVVLLLLYAVIALVLIYAERKVCAFFQCRLGPNRVGPYGIFQSVADMLKILIKELIEIKHIDRFLFNLAPFLVILSSMLAFGCMPFGKGLIAIDFNIGVFFIMAVSSIGVLGILLAGWSSNNKFTLIGAMRSGAQMISYELSIGLSMLTVVVFAGTMQTSGIIEAQNRGWFLFTGHIPMLVAFIIYLIAGTAETNRGPFDLPEAESELTAGYHTEYSGIHFGFYYLAEYLNMFIVSGIASLLFLGGWMPFHIGGWDAFNQVMDYIPSVIWFFGKTAVVMFIIMWFKWTFPRLRIDQLLHLEWKYLVPIGLINLLVMTLVVVFGLHF from the coding sequence ATGTTCGATTTTTCAGTAGTTACTCATTGGATAGATACACTGTTGCGGCAATGGTTGCCGGAGTGGGGAGCTCTCCTTATTGAATTTGTGCTGGTAGGAGTTGTTTTGCTTTTACTTTATGCGGTTATTGCTCTTGTATTGATTTATGCCGAACGTAAAGTATGTGCATTCTTCCAATGTCGTTTAGGTCCGAATCGGGTAGGTCCTTATGGAATATTCCAGAGCGTTGCCGATATGCTCAAGATTCTTATCAAGGAGTTGATAGAGATTAAACATATAGATAGATTTCTATTTAATCTTGCACCGTTTTTAGTAATTCTTTCTTCTATGTTGGCTTTTGGTTGTATGCCGTTTGGCAAAGGATTGATAGCTATAGACTTTAATATCGGTGTATTCTTTATTATGGCAGTCTCTTCGATCGGTGTATTGGGTATTTTATTGGCCGGTTGGTCTAGTAATAATAAATTTACATTGATCGGAGCTATGCGAAGCGGAGCTCAGATGATTAGTTATGAGTTGTCTATCGGTCTTTCAATGTTGACTGTCGTTGTGTTTGCCGGTACTATGCAGACATCGGGTATTATTGAAGCTCAAAATAGAGGATGGTTTTTATTTACAGGACATATCCCCATGTTGGTGGCTTTTATTATTTACCTGATTGCCGGAACAGCCGAAACAAATCGTGGACCGTTTGACTTACCTGAAGCAGAATCGGAGTTGACGGCAGGTTACCATACCGAATATTCAGGTATTCATTTCGGTTTTTATTATTTGGCCGAATATCTGAATATGTTTATTGTTTCCGGTATTGCCAGTTTATTGTTTTTAGGCGGTTGGATGCCTTTCCATATTGGCGGTTGGGATGCCTTTAACCAAGTTATGGATTATATTCCTTCTGTGATATGGTTCTTTGGGAAAACAGCGGTAGTGATGTTTATTATCATGTGGTTTAAATGGACATTCCCCCGTTTGCGTATTGATCAGTTGCTCCATCTGGAATGGAAATATTTAGTTCCGATAGGCCTGATTAATTTGCTGGTTATGACTTTAGTTGTCGTATTTGGCTTACATTTTTGA